In Coffea eugenioides isolate CCC68of unplaced genomic scaffold, Ceug_1.0 ScVebR1_251;HRSCAF=893, whole genome shotgun sequence, a genomic segment contains:
- the LOC113756895 gene encoding trans-resveratrol di-O-methyltransferase-like, with product MDLGRNGDANELLQAQAHILNRIFNFINSMPLKCAIQLGIPDIIHKHGKPMTVDELTNALPIGNAKAPFVYCLKRILIRSGFFIEAKISQHDEEEANNKSLAFVGGDIFVAIPPAGDVIMKWMLHDWNDEECVQMLRKCKEAIPSKENGGKVIIIDMVLNDQQKGADDHEGNKEMRRVGKTLSEAGFNDYKITLVLGLRSLIEVYY from the exons ATGGACTTGGGTAGAAATGGTGATGCTAATGAGCTACTTCAAGCTCAAGCTCACATATTGAATCGCATATTCAACTTCATAAACTCCATGCCCCTCAAATGTGCAATTCAACTCGGCATACCAGACATTATTCACAAGCATGGTAAGCCCATGACCGTGGATGAACTCACCAATGCTCTTCCAATTGGCAATGCAAAAGCCCCCTTTGTCTATTGCCTGAAGAGGATTCTAATCCGGTCAGGCTTCTTCATCGAGGCAAAAATTAGTCAGCACGATGAAGAGGAAG CCAATAACAAGAGTTTAGCCTTTGTTGGAGGAGATATCTTTGTAGCTATTCCTCCTGCAGGTGACGTTATAATGAAG TGGATGTTGCACGATTGGAATGATGAGGAATGTGTACAAATGCTTAGGAAATGCAAAGAAGCAATTCCTAGCAAGGAAAATGGAGGGAAGGTGATAATCATAGACATGGTACTGAATGACCAGCAAAAGGGAGCTGATGATCATGAG ggaaacaaagaaatgaGAAGAGTGGGTAAAACTCTTTCTGAGGCAGGATTCAATGACTATAAGATAACTCTAGTACTGGGCTTGAGATCCCTTATTGAGGTTTATTATTAG